Proteins encoded by one window of Musa acuminata AAA Group cultivar baxijiao chromosome BXJ2-9, Cavendish_Baxijiao_AAA, whole genome shotgun sequence:
- the LOC135622104 gene encoding auxin-responsive protein IAA9-like translates to MELELGLALPGSDRTPELGVHGEKRASLCRKRGVDEMLAKATLPLFIQKDNDEDGDDDSRQSKHLQELNFSGSRVLVGWPPVKMWRRKSDDCGRRRANCVKVNMEGVAIGRKVDLCLHDSYQALFLTLGQMFPKKQHDGEESDAAYYKVTYEDEDGDWMLVGDVPWELSVLKHQHKKAK, encoded by the exons ATGGAGTTGGAGCTCGGCCTTGCACTCCCTGGCAGTGATCGGACACCGGAGCTGGGTGTCCACGGTGAGAAGAGGGCCAGCTTGTGCAGGAAGAGAGGCGTCGACGAGATGTTAGCCAAGGCTACTTTGCCTCTGTTCATCCAGAAGGACAACGACGAGGATGGCGATGACGATAGCAGGCAATCTAAGCATTTGCAGGAGCTTAATTT TAGTGGAAGCAGAGTTCTGGTTGGGTGGCCACCGGTGAAAATGTGGAGAAGGAAGAGCGATGACTGCGGCAGGAGGAGGGCGAATTGCGTGAAGGTGAACATGGAAGGGGTAGCCATAGGGAGGAAGGTGGATCTCTGCCTCCATGACTCCTATCAGGCCCTCTTCCTCACGCTAGGCCAGATGTTTCCCAAGAAACAACATG ATGGAGAGGAATCTGATGCTGCTTATTATAAGGTTACCTATGAGGATGAAGATGGAGACTGGATGCTGGTTGGAGATGTGCCATGGGAGTTAAGTGTGCTCAAACACCAACACAAGAAAGCTAAGTAG
- the LOC135621871 gene encoding auxin-responsive protein IAA9-like isoform X1: MELELGLALPGGDLIAELGLASEKRTSTCRKRGFDDMFYGATSPPLFVHKDGDDDDGDDDDSRFNHLRELNLGSRVLVGWPPVRVSRRKGEEGGKRRVNCVKVNMEGVAIGRKVDLSLHDSYQALFLTLSQMFPKKQHDGEESDAAFYKVTYEDEDGDWMLVGDVPWEAFIQSVKRLKILN; this comes from the exons ATGGAGTTGGAGCTCGGCCTGGCACTCCCCGGCGGTGACCTGATAGCGGAGCTGGGTCTTGCCAGCGAGAAGAGAACCAGCACGTGCAGGAAGAGAGGTTTCGATGATATGTTCTACGGGGCAACTTCGCCGCCTCTCTTCGTGCACAAGGACGGCGACGATGATGATGGCGATGACGACGACAGCCGCTTCAACCATTTGCGGGAGCTTAACCT CGGAAGCAGAGTTCTGGTTGGGTGGCCGCCGGTGAGAGTGTCGCGAAGGAAGGGCGAGGAGGGCGGAAAGAGGCGGGTGAACTGCGTGAAGGTGAACATGGAAGGCGTAGCCATAGGGAGGAAGGTGGATCTCTCCCTCCATGACTCTTATCAGGCCCTCTTCCTCACGCTAAGCCAGATGTTTCCCAAGAAGCAACACG ACGGAGAGGAATCTGATGCTGCTTTTTACAAGGTCACTTACGAAGACGAGGATGGGGACTGGATGCTGGTTGGAGATGTGCCATGGGA AGCTTTCATCCAGTCCGTAAAGCGTCTCAAGATACTCAACTGA
- the LOC135621871 gene encoding auxin-responsive protein IAA9-like isoform X2 has protein sequence MELELGLALPGGDLIAELGLASEKRTSTCRKRGFDDMFYGATSPPLFVHKDGDDDDGDDDDSRFNHLRELNLGSRVLVGWPPVRVSRRKGEEGGKRRVNCVKVNMEGVAIGRKVDLSLHDSYQALFLTLSQMFPKKQHDGEESDAAFYKVTYEDEDGDWMLVGDVPWEAFIL, from the exons ATGGAGTTGGAGCTCGGCCTGGCACTCCCCGGCGGTGACCTGATAGCGGAGCTGGGTCTTGCCAGCGAGAAGAGAACCAGCACGTGCAGGAAGAGAGGTTTCGATGATATGTTCTACGGGGCAACTTCGCCGCCTCTCTTCGTGCACAAGGACGGCGACGATGATGATGGCGATGACGACGACAGCCGCTTCAACCATTTGCGGGAGCTTAACCT CGGAAGCAGAGTTCTGGTTGGGTGGCCGCCGGTGAGAGTGTCGCGAAGGAAGGGCGAGGAGGGCGGAAAGAGGCGGGTGAACTGCGTGAAGGTGAACATGGAAGGCGTAGCCATAGGGAGGAAGGTGGATCTCTCCCTCCATGACTCTTATCAGGCCCTCTTCCTCACGCTAAGCCAGATGTTTCCCAAGAAGCAACACG ACGGAGAGGAATCTGATGCTGCTTTTTACAAGGTCACTTACGAAGACGAGGATGGGGACTGGATGCTGGTTGGAGATGTGCCATGGGA AGCTTTCATCCTCTGA